A portion of the Catalinimonas alkaloidigena genome contains these proteins:
- a CDS encoding peptidylprolyl isomerase, translating to MRNTLITLLCGTAVVVGCKTTDSQKTQPEPVIIQFGEQQVPTSEFRYVYEKNNANSPDIYTEESLRDYLTLYTNFKLKVYDAERMGLDTTEAFETELDGYKQQLAQPYLTEKSVTEQLVSEAYERLKQEVNASHILIEVAPEADPRDTLAAYNKAVSIRQQALGGRDFATLARHYSQDPSVTRNDGNLGYFTALQMVYPFEDAAFRTPVGGVSEPVRTRFGYHIIKVHDRRPSRGRVKVAHLMVRANTGMSEADSLQAKRKIDELAKRLADGEPWDALVAQFSEDNSSRNRGGVLPIFGTGNMIPSFEEAAFALKNPGDLSEPTQTPYGWHIIKLIEKEGLAPFSELENDLRAKVNKDSRSELNRSALIKRLKSENEFAEKASNVDAALAGVDSTFLTGTWKYDPNATHLTDVLFTVKDSTLTRRDFYNYLSEHQRKSANTSPEYAARLAYDQYVDETLVAYERDHLAEKYVDYRMLVKEYRDGILLFQLMDEKVWSQAIEDTAGLRSFFEQHRDDYRWDERAQAVIYNTANQDVLREVKQKLDGKIFPIQEKFSDITFEAGQSELTEPQKDQLAELLGRAQRDSTLYIDVIGHVDASEKSSVSKARALAVRNYFAEQGIEEKRLIAKDFGRRPPVGAAKLPHNRRVSFLAYSSSNEELERLLNVEQSLNLDVIEGKFQKGDQPVLDQIEWKPGTYEVARDGRIYLVKIKTIEAPRGKTLSEARGQAISDYQNYLEQQWVEQLRATYPVTVNEEEVQKLIRPKSTSQGE from the coding sequence TTACCTGACGCTTTACACCAACTTTAAGCTGAAGGTGTACGATGCGGAACGCATGGGGCTGGACACGACCGAAGCCTTTGAGACGGAACTGGACGGCTACAAACAGCAGCTGGCGCAACCGTACCTGACTGAAAAGAGCGTTACGGAGCAGCTGGTGAGCGAAGCGTACGAGCGCCTGAAACAGGAGGTGAATGCGTCGCACATTCTGATTGAAGTCGCTCCCGAGGCCGATCCGCGCGATACGCTGGCCGCTTACAATAAAGCGGTGAGCATTCGGCAGCAGGCCTTGGGCGGGCGCGACTTTGCCACCCTGGCCCGGCATTATTCGCAGGACCCTTCGGTGACGCGTAACGACGGAAACCTAGGCTATTTTACAGCCCTGCAAATGGTATATCCCTTCGAAGATGCGGCGTTCCGTACCCCCGTAGGTGGCGTTTCGGAGCCGGTGCGTACGCGGTTCGGTTACCACATCATCAAAGTTCACGATCGCCGTCCGTCGCGCGGCCGGGTCAAAGTAGCCCACCTGATGGTCCGCGCCAACACGGGCATGTCCGAAGCCGATTCGTTGCAGGCCAAGCGCAAGATCGACGAACTGGCCAAGCGTCTGGCCGATGGGGAGCCGTGGGATGCGCTGGTGGCGCAGTTTTCGGAAGACAACTCATCGCGGAACCGGGGTGGGGTGTTGCCGATCTTCGGGACCGGCAACATGATCCCTTCGTTCGAAGAGGCAGCCTTTGCTCTCAAAAATCCAGGCGACTTGTCGGAGCCTACGCAGACGCCTTACGGCTGGCACATCATCAAACTCATAGAGAAAGAAGGGCTGGCGCCATTCAGCGAACTGGAGAACGACTTGCGTGCCAAAGTCAACAAAGACTCGCGCTCGGAACTGAACCGCAGTGCGCTCATCAAGCGCCTGAAAAGCGAAAACGAATTTGCCGAGAAGGCCTCGAACGTAGACGCGGCGCTTGCGGGGGTAGATTCAACGTTTTTGACCGGTACGTGGAAGTACGATCCGAACGCCACCCACCTGACCGACGTGCTCTTTACCGTGAAGGACAGCACCCTGACCCGGCGCGATTTTTACAACTACCTGTCGGAACATCAGCGGAAATCCGCCAACACTTCGCCGGAATATGCCGCCCGGCTGGCTTACGACCAGTACGTCGACGAAACCCTGGTGGCCTACGAAAGGGACCACCTGGCTGAAAAGTATGTGGACTACCGCATGTTGGTGAAAGAGTACCGGGACGGAATTTTGTTGTTCCAACTGATGGACGAAAAAGTCTGGTCGCAGGCCATTGAAGATACGGCTGGCTTGCGCTCCTTTTTCGAGCAGCACCGGGATGATTACCGCTGGGACGAACGAGCGCAGGCGGTCATTTACAACACAGCCAATCAGGACGTATTACGCGAGGTGAAGCAGAAGCTGGACGGCAAAATCTTCCCGATTCAGGAGAAATTTTCGGACATTACGTTCGAGGCGGGCCAGAGTGAACTCACAGAACCGCAGAAAGATCAGTTGGCAGAACTTCTGGGCCGGGCGCAACGCGACTCTACCCTGTATATCGACGTAATCGGGCACGTAGACGCTAGTGAAAAAAGTAGCGTGTCTAAAGCACGAGCACTGGCCGTACGCAACTATTTCGCCGAACAGGGCATTGAGGAAAAACGACTGATTGCCAAAGACTTTGGTCGCCGCCCGCCGGTAGGGGCTGCTAAACTGCCGCACAACCGTCGGGTGTCGTTTCTGGCCTACAGCTCTTCGAACGAGGAGCTGGAACGCCTGTTGAACGTGGAACAGTCGCTGAACCTGGACGTGATTGAAGGCAAGTTCCAGAAAGGTGATCAGCCGGTGCTCGACCAGATCGAGTGGAAACCCGGCACTTACGAAGTGGCACGCGACGGACGCATTTACCTGGTGAAAATCAAGACAATCGAAGCGCCGCGCGGCAAAACCCTGAGCGAAGCCCGGGGACAGGCCATCTCCGATTACCAGAATTACCTGGAACAGCAATGGGTGGAACAACTGCGCGCCACTTACCCAGTGACGGTGAATGAAGAGGAGGTGCAGAAGCTCATTCGCCCCAAATCGACTTCTCAGGGAGAATAA